The following DNA comes from Pseudokineococcus lusitanus.
CTCACCGGTGTACGTGCATCCGGTGCCGTCGGCCCCCGCGTAAGAACGGAGGTCGTCGTTCGTCTTCGGCAGGGAGAGCGGTGGCGCGTAGACCGGCGACGTCCCGATCGGCGTGCCGGCTCCCCAGTATCGCCGGCCAGCGGCAGGCGCGGGCGTCGCGCTGTCCGCCCAGCTCGACTCCGTCTGCGGGCTCTGGAAGGTCACCGTTCCGCTCGACCCGATGAGCAGGGCATCGTTCGAGTGCAGAGCCCCGGTGATGACGTCACCACCGCCGAACTGGATGTTCTGGCAGGCAAAGGTGATCTTCTTGCCGTAGTCCGAGCTCTTGGTGAGGCCGCCGGTCGGCCTCCACGCCTGGTTGGAGTAGTCGTAACGCTGCTCCCAGTAGGGAAGGCTCGCGGACGACTGGTAGGTCGGGGCGTTCCGCCCCTCGTAGTAGCGCTTGGCGCAGGTGGTGAGGACGGCCGAGGGGTCGGCGTAGGCCACGAAAGCCGGGCTCCCCCCGTTGGTGTAGCGCGTGCCCGAGCCGTTGACCGCAGCGCTCACGGTGGCCGTGTTGTAGAGGCTCGGGTCGACCGCCTCGACGTCCGTCACGTAGATGTACTGGAGGAAGCCCGGCTGCTGCAGCGTCGCCGTGAGCGTCCGGCTCTCGGCGGGCCGGGTGGCCGTGGACGTGGTGGTCCCGGTGACGCGCAGGCGGATGGTGCCGCCGCGGCTTGTCTCAGTGGGCGAGGTGAGGAGCTGGTACCGGAAGTAGGCGCCCTGCGTCCCGGAGCCCGGTACTTGCACGCCACGGGGGTCTCGGCCGTCGCCGTAGCTGCTGCCGTCCCGTCGCACGACGAATGCCTTATTGCTCGCGTCGTCCCCGGTGCCGTTGACGTTGTAGTACGTCGAGTTCTCGGCGAGCCGGGCGACGTACTCCTCGATGCCGGCCTGCGCCGCGGCGGTCGCGGTGACGACGTCGCCCACGGAGCGGCTAGGGACCGCGGCTCGGACGGCCGTGGTCATCGCCAGCATCGCGAAGAGCGCGAGGCCGAGCATCGTCAGCAGCACGGCGACGAGGGCGTAGCCGGACTCGTCTCGGCGGGGGTCGAAGCGGCGCATCGTGCTCACAGTCCCAGGTTCTCGAGCACGACCCGCGTGCTGTCCCGTGTCGTGGCGGTACCGGCGCCGGACGTCTGGGTGACGGCCAACGAGACGCCCACCGAGCGCACCGCGGACGCCGTGGCGGTCGTGGTCGACCCGGTCGCACCCGCGTAGTAGGTGAAGATCGACGAGCCACCACCGCTGACGGACCCCCGCACCAGGCACGTGGTCCTGGCCCCGGTGGTCCACGTGTACGGCGCCGCCGCACCGGACCCAGGCGTCAACGTCTCGGTGAGGCAGCCGCTCGAGGCGTCGTACGCGTAGGCGACCAGCGTGGGCACGGGGTCGACCGTGGCCGACGGGCTCGTGGCGACGCTGGCGTAGAAGCTGAGCTTGTCCGCCTGCGCCACGACCAGCGCTGCGTCGGTGGCGTTCGGCGTGACGGCCACGCGCAGCCGGCGCGAGATGACGTCGGTCGCGAAGGCGGCGTCCGCCGTCGTCGACGTCTTCGCCATCACGGTGGACGCGGTCCGCAGCCCGGAGGTGTAGACGCCCGCGACCGTGATGAGTAGCAGGCCGGCGAGGGCCATGCCGACGACCAGCTCGACCAGCGTCACTCCGTCGTCGCCGCGGCGGTCGACGGAGCCGGTCCGGGCGAGCGGGCGGCCAGGGTCCTGCCTCACAGCTCCACCTGCGTGGTCGTCGTCGTCCCGAGGGTGACGGTCGTCGAGGTCCCGCCCGACCGGGCGAAGGTCCAGGTGCCCACGGGCAGGGCCACGCCGCTGCCCGTCGTCCTCACGCCGGTGAGGGTGTGGACGGCCGCGGTGCACCCGTTGAGCGGCTGGCTCGTCACGGTGACCGTGCTGCTGCCCGCGGTGCCGGCCTTGAGCCGGACGGTCACGGGCGCGAGAGC
Coding sequences within:
- a CDS encoding PilW family protein, translated to MRQDPGRPLARTGSVDRRGDDGVTLVELVVGMALAGLLLITVAGVYTSGLRTASTVMAKTSTTADAAFATDVISRRLRVAVTPNATDAALVVAQADKLSFYASVATSPSATVDPVPTLVAYAYDASSGCLTETLTPGSGAAAPYTWTTGARTTCLVRGSVSGGGSSIFTYYAGATGSTTTATASAVRSVGVSLAVTQTSGAGTATTRDSTRVVLENLGL